Proteins from a single region of Argiope bruennichi chromosome 6, qqArgBrue1.1, whole genome shotgun sequence:
- the LOC129971978 gene encoding uncharacterized protein LOC129971978, whose protein sequence is MNTKLGWTAIGRSGINKNDSPSTLMSLLVNDVNISDLWRLDTLNINDPAETQSRKELEEAAKEHFERSVTRDNEGRYIVSLPWIHDHPPLPDGRKIAERRLNSCIKALERAETLADYDDVFQDWQNEGIIEEVDPMQEIKEGQHFLPHHPVFKENSTTKV, encoded by the coding sequence ATGAACACCAAGTTAGGGTGGACAGCTATTGGAAGAtcaggaattaataaaaatgatagtcCCAGCACTCTAATGTCGCTACTTGTCAACGACGTAAATATATCCGATCTTTGGAGGCTTGATACATTGAATATCAATGACCCTGCGGAAACTCAAAGTAGAAAAGAACTAGAAGAAGCGGCTAAGGAACATTTTGAACGCAGTGTAACACGAGATAACGAGGGGCGCTACATTGTCAGTCTACCGTGGATACATGATCATCCACCTCTTCCTGATGGCAGAAAGATAGCTGAACGAAGACTTAACAGTTGTATTAAAGCCTTAGAACGTGCCGAAACGCTGGCCGATTATGATGATGTTTTTCAGGATTGGCAGAATGAGGGTATTATTGAAGAAGTTGATCCTATGCAAGAAATCAAAGAAGGACAGCATTTCTTACCTCACCATCCTGTCTTCAAGGAGAATTCGACGACCAAAGTTTGA